From the Salmo trutta chromosome 30, fSalTru1.1, whole genome shotgun sequence genome, one window contains:
- the LOC115168606 gene encoding protein FAM110A → MPVETLWPSDGRLAGVPFTSAMPFRILNKGPDYFRRPAEPGARKLSAVERLEADKAKYVKSQQVVLTRQEPVKPPIMRKPLLSPGMMLQCRINAPPARKVPRRPADSENGGGTGGVGWRRGPPLNLEILNNLINNVCDGPLLCSPSSVPSSPSTSSPSSGGNSTGNGLSADQERSNRVLSNLKPVNNCNTSSSTTSSSSTSSPLNNNNNSQTCPAEPSHRPPPVPARGIRVGVPAPYSSPNSVTVRRVDVRPQAEPRKPQRTQFQPQIKPRQTSQPQVAQLQAPSPPPPSQQAKPLTPTQALPSPPTYLPPSPMLIRAGMMPPASPAFTRLSSASSRGSRPGSARKHPSLHRSKSDLSDRYSRATADLERFFNYCGLHPEEVEGMGGVERFARASSDIVSVSKLRSASTLSSECEQAREQGEVECEEGSAQPGERVPYGISIIERNARVIKWLYGIRQARDAVSNV, encoded by the coding sequence ATGCCTGTAGAGACTCTCTGGCCCTCAGACGGGCGTCTGGCAGGGGTCCCCTTCACCTCAGCCATGCCTTTCCGTATCCTCAACAAGGGACCTGACTACTTCCGGCGGCCCGCGGAGCCTGGAGCCCGTAAGCTGAGCGCGGTGGAGCGTCTGGAGGCGGACAAGGCCAAGTATGTGAAGAGCCAGCAGGTGGTGCTCACCAGGCAGGAGCCTGTCAAACCACCCATCATGCGCAAGCCTCTGCTGTCCCCGGGCATGATGCTGCAGTGTCGGATCAACGCCCCCCCGGCCCGCAAGGTGCCCCGGCGGCCTGCCGACTCAGAGAAcggaggagggacaggaggggtagGGTGGCGGAGGGGACCACCTCTTAACCTGGAGATCCTCAACAACCTCATCAACAACGTGTGTGATGGACCCCTTCTCTGCTCCCCGTCTTCCGTCCCCTCCTcgccctccacctcctctccttcatctgggGGGAACAGCACGGGGAATGGACTCTCAGCTGACCAGGAGAGGAGCAATCGAGTCCTGAGCAACCTTAAACCTGTTAATAACtgcaacacctcctcctccaccacctcctcctcttccacctcctctcccctcaacaacaacaacaacagccagACCTGCCCTGCCGAGCCCAGCCACCGGCCGCCCCCTGTCCCAGCACGGGGCATCAGGGTGGGGGTGCCAGCGCCCTACAGCTCTCCTAACTCGGTGACGGTGCGCAGGGTCGATGTGAGGCCCCAGGCTGAGCCGAGGAAGCCCCAGAGGACCCAGTTTCAGCCTCAGATCAAGCCCAGACAGACTTCCCAGCCCCAGGTGGCTCAGCTCCAggccccatcaccaccaccaccctcacaGCAGGCCAAGCCCCTCACCCCCACCCAGGCTTTGCCCTCTCCACCAACCTACCTGCCTCCCAGCCCCATGCTGATCCGGGCGGGCATGATGCCCCCAGCCTCCCCTGCTTTCACCCGCCTGTCCTCAGCCAGCTCCAGGGGGTCTCGGCCCGGCTCGGCCCGGAAACACCCCTCCCTACACCGCTCCAAGTCTGACCTGAGCGACCGGTACTCACGAGCCACAGCCGACCTGGAGCGCTTCTTCAACTACTGTGGGCTGCACCCAGAGGAGGTAGAGGGCATGGGGGGAGTGGAGCGCTTTGCCAGGGCCAGCTCAGACATTGTGTCTGTGTCCAAGCTGCGCAGCGCCAGCACCCTCAGCTCTGAGTGTGAGCAGGCGCGGGAACAAGGGGAGGTGGAGTGCGAGGAGGGTTCTGCCCAACCCGGTGAGCGTGTCCCCTACGGAATCTCAATCATCGAGAGGAACGCTCGCGTCATCAAGTGGCTGTACGGGATCCGGCAGGCGCGTGACGCTGTGTCCAACGTTTAG